One genomic region from Phycodurus eques isolate BA_2022a chromosome 16, UOR_Pequ_1.1, whole genome shotgun sequence encodes:
- the LOC133414828 gene encoding transmembrane protein 100, with amino-acid sequence MGCTTVPLACQPQEGQSLEAGGAKVPEVLSSLDRLSQATGGMEKSWYRCIFPFGIISLVIGVAGTGVTYTYNDLPQTKVVSVVLLVTGLLLLLMATACWTVHKKKRRKKKEGGSFSSEQCPL; translated from the coding sequence ATGGGCTGCACCACGGTGCCCCTTGCGTGCCAACCGCAAGAGGGACAGTCCTTGGAAGCCGGTGGCGCCAAAGTCCCGGAGGTGCTCTCCTCCTTGGACCGTTTGTCCCAGGCCACCGGGGGCATGGAGAAGTCTTGGTACCGCTGCATCTTCCCCTTCGGAATCATCTCGTTGGTAATCGGCGTGGCGGGGACGGGGGTCACCTACACCTACAACGATCTGCCCCAGACCAAGGTGGTGTCTGTGGTGCTCCTGGTCACAGGGCTGCTACTCCTTCTGATGGCCACCGCCTGCTGGACCGTccacaagaagaagaggaggaaaaagaaagagGGCGGCTCGTTCTCCTCGGAGCAATGCCCGCTGTGA